The Austwickia sp. genome includes a region encoding these proteins:
- a CDS encoding AIM24 family protein, translating to MQSNLFDQANLEVQTNQRFALQNSQLLRVSLGPDVLAVKGSMVAYQGQIEFQHEGAGSVGKLLKKMIAQDDVPLMRVRGQGEVFFAASGGYVYLIDLGGDGISINGRNLLAFDAALNWDIHRVQGAGMMSGGMFNTLVHGQGTVALASVGKPVVLDCAQQPTYVDMNACVGWSANLVPQVVNSMNVRSLLRGGTGEAFQYAFHGPGFVIVQAFEWTPPPSSGGGGGLFG from the coding sequence ATGCAGAGCAACCTCTTCGACCAGGCCAACTTGGAAGTGCAGACGAACCAGCGGTTCGCGTTGCAGAACAGTCAGCTGCTGCGGGTCAGCCTCGGACCCGACGTCCTGGCCGTGAAGGGCTCGATGGTCGCCTACCAGGGGCAGATCGAGTTCCAGCACGAGGGCGCCGGCTCGGTGGGCAAGCTGCTGAAGAAGATGATCGCCCAGGACGACGTACCGCTCATGCGCGTGCGCGGCCAGGGCGAGGTCTTCTTCGCGGCGTCCGGCGGGTACGTCTACCTCATCGACCTCGGCGGCGACGGCATCTCGATCAACGGCCGCAACCTGCTGGCCTTCGACGCGGCCCTGAACTGGGACATCCACCGCGTGCAGGGCGCCGGCATGATGTCCGGCGGGATGTTCAACACCCTCGTGCACGGCCAGGGCACCGTCGCGCTCGCCTCCGTCGGCAAGCCGGTGGTGCTGGACTGCGCGCAGCAACCGACGTACGTCGACATGAACGCCTGCGTCGGCTGGTCGGCCAACCTCGTGCCCCAGGTGGTCAACTCCATGAACGTCCGCAGCCTGCTGCGGGGCGGGACGGGAGAGGCGTTCCAATACGCGTTCCACGGCCCGGGTTTCGTCATCGTGCAGGCATTCGAGTGGACCCCGCCGCCGTCGTCCGGGGGCGGGGGCGGCCTGTTCGGCTAA
- a CDS encoding ATP-binding protein, with translation MTTRSTASAPPLPAELEELLRRLRLPHIRRHAPEVVATAKAQRWEPAEVLKALFAEEVAGRERSALVTRRASAGFPTGKTFDAWQPEASSIPVPTQQALRTLEWVHRRENLVVCGPSGTGKTFLLEALGQQAVEAGLKVAWFTLEDLGVLLRRHRADDTVTKAIARVLRADLVIVDDIGLLPVAADAAEGLYRLVDAAYEKRSVAISSNLHPSGFDELMPKTLATATVDRLLHHAHVCQTSGDSVRLTQALAGQGVSPLN, from the coding sequence ATGACGACGAGAAGCACGGCGTCAGCACCGCCGCTGCCAGCCGAACTGGAGGAGCTGTTGCGCCGGTTGCGGCTGCCGCACATCCGTCGTCACGCACCCGAGGTCGTCGCAACCGCGAAAGCCCAACGCTGGGAGCCCGCCGAGGTGTTGAAGGCGCTGTTCGCCGAGGAGGTCGCCGGCCGGGAGCGTTCCGCACTTGTCACCCGGCGAGCGTCGGCGGGCTTCCCCACCGGGAAGACCTTCGACGCGTGGCAGCCCGAGGCATCCTCGATCCCAGTCCCGACCCAGCAGGCGCTCCGCACCCTGGAATGGGTCCACCGCCGCGAGAACCTCGTGGTCTGCGGCCCGTCGGGCACCGGGAAGACGTTCCTGCTGGAGGCCCTTGGCCAGCAAGCCGTCGAGGCCGGGTTGAAGGTCGCCTGGTTCACCCTGGAAGACCTCGGCGTCCTACTCCGAAGGCACCGTGCGGACGACACTGTCACCAAGGCCATCGCCCGGGTCCTGCGCGCCGACCTGGTCATCGTCGATGACATCGGCCTGCTGCCGGTCGCCGCGGACGCCGCCGAGGGGCTCTACAGACTCGTCGACGCCGCCTATGAGAAGCGGTCAGTCGCGATCAGCTCGAACCTCCACCCCTCTGGGTTCGACGAGCTGATGCCCAAGACGCTGGCCACCGCCACGGTGGACCGACTGCTCCACCACGCCCACGTCTGCCAGACCAGCGGCGACAGCGTCCGGCTCACCCAAGCACTCGCCGGTCAAGGGGTGAGCCCGTTGAACTGA
- a CDS encoding IS21 family transposase: protein MKSAEEIMEMLDAYDLTGSLRDAGELAGCSHHTVEAVRGSPCWRRELPAAAVRPMLIDEYLPKVEEWVERSVGKVRADVAHEKLLALGYGGSERTTRRAVAKVKKSYRAGHVRVHRPWVTEPGMWLQYDYGDGPVVDGVKTVLFVAWLAWSRFRVVLPIRDKTMPSVFAALDVTFRRLGGVPTYVLTDNEKTVTVEHIAGIPVRNPQLVAFAEHYSMVVHTCVPADPASKGGTESSVKISKADLVPKDTNLREGYASFAELEAACVEFCEKVNTRAHRVTRRPPIEMLAEERVRLHPVPMTPHTVAFGTTRVVPGNTPMVMFESGQYSVPHALLGATVWVRAHGVGEDEWVVIVHVGQDGPLEVARHRRATPGTPKIDDEHFPAQPSGPLDRQPRAKNPAESDFLDLGEGARLWLIEAAAAGTPRMRVKMAEALSLAKLFDPVEVDWALGHAAVHGRFAEADLSSILDHHARAPKAGEHRASEDSSLTQGTSAWARLGEQVGQHDGRDGNEVAR from the coding sequence TTGAAGTCTGCCGAGGAGATCATGGAAATGTTGGATGCCTACGACCTAACAGGTTCGTTGCGCGATGCCGGCGAGCTGGCTGGCTGCTCCCACCACACGGTGGAAGCGGTACGTGGATCGCCGTGCTGGCGGCGGGAGTTGCCGGCGGCGGCGGTGCGGCCGATGTTGATCGATGAGTATCTGCCCAAGGTCGAGGAGTGGGTCGAGCGGTCGGTCGGGAAGGTCCGTGCCGATGTGGCGCACGAGAAGCTGCTCGCCCTGGGCTACGGAGGGTCGGAGCGCACCACCCGCCGTGCGGTCGCGAAGGTCAAGAAGTCCTACCGGGCCGGACACGTGCGGGTGCACCGTCCCTGGGTGACTGAGCCGGGGATGTGGTTGCAGTACGACTACGGCGATGGCCCCGTCGTCGACGGCGTCAAGACCGTGCTGTTCGTCGCCTGGCTGGCTTGGTCGCGGTTCCGGGTCGTGTTGCCGATCCGCGACAAGACGATGCCCTCGGTGTTCGCTGCCCTGGACGTGACGTTCCGGCGGCTGGGTGGGGTGCCGACCTATGTGTTGACCGACAACGAGAAGACCGTCACGGTCGAGCACATCGCCGGAATTCCGGTGCGGAATCCGCAGCTGGTGGCGTTCGCCGAGCACTACTCGATGGTCGTGCACACCTGCGTCCCGGCCGATCCGGCGTCCAAGGGCGGCACCGAGTCGTCGGTGAAGATCAGCAAGGCCGACCTGGTCCCCAAGGACACCAACCTGCGCGAGGGGTACGCCTCGTTCGCCGAGCTCGAGGCGGCGTGCGTGGAGTTCTGCGAGAAGGTCAACACCCGAGCGCACCGGGTCACTCGTCGGCCACCGATCGAGATGCTCGCCGAGGAACGGGTCCGGCTGCACCCGGTCCCGATGACCCCGCACACGGTCGCGTTCGGCACCACGCGGGTGGTGCCGGGCAACACACCGATGGTGATGTTCGAGTCCGGCCAGTACTCGGTCCCGCATGCCCTGCTGGGTGCGACGGTGTGGGTCCGTGCCCATGGTGTCGGCGAGGACGAGTGGGTCGTCATCGTCCACGTCGGCCAGGACGGTCCCCTCGAAGTCGCCCGCCACCGCCGGGCCACACCCGGCACCCCGAAGATCGATGACGAGCACTTCCCAGCCCAGCCGTCCGGGCCACTGGACCGCCAGCCCCGTGCGAAGAACCCGGCCGAGTCCGACTTCCTCGACCTGGGCGAGGGCGCGAGGTTGTGGCTGATCGAGGCCGCCGCCGCAGGCACACCACGGATGCGCGTCAAGATGGCCGAAGCCCTCAGCTTGGCCAAGCTGTTCGACCCCGTCGAGGTCGACTGGGCACTGGGCCACGCCGCCGTGCACGGCCGGTTCGCCGAAGCAGACCTGTCCTCGATCCTGGACCACCACGCCCGAGCACCGAAAGCCGGTGAGCACCGGGCCAGCGAGGACTCCTCGCTGACCCAGGGCACCAGCGCATGGGCACGGCTCGGTGAACAGGTCGGCCAGCACGACGGCCGCGACGGGAACGAGGTGGCCCGATGA
- a CDS encoding RNA polymerase sigma factor, with translation MSGRSGQGGRDEAWFEAFFRAHHAAVRAYALRRVGADDADDVVVDVFATAWACRDQLPDEARPWLYRCAWHRVAARQRADARRARLIARVAAQPGGVSGGGGGGPVGHAGLAGVAGVAFGGEPAGAGGGELAWVNDVLDALPPDEEELLRLAAWEGLAPREIAGVLGCTPGAARVRLHRARRKAEALCPPGVRRAGSSASGTLRAVRHPAPQPAPETAPETERSKP, from the coding sequence GTGAGCGGACGCAGCGGGCAGGGCGGTCGGGACGAGGCCTGGTTCGAAGCCTTCTTCCGCGCCCATCACGCAGCGGTGCGCGCCTACGCGCTTCGCCGGGTCGGCGCAGATGACGCCGACGACGTGGTCGTCGACGTCTTCGCCACGGCCTGGGCCTGCCGAGACCAGCTGCCCGACGAGGCGCGGCCCTGGCTGTATCGCTGCGCCTGGCATCGCGTCGCCGCGCGCCAGCGCGCCGATGCCCGACGGGCGCGGCTCATCGCGCGGGTCGCGGCCCAGCCCGGCGGCGTGAGCGGGGGAGGGGGCGGCGGGCCCGTCGGGCACGCGGGGTTGGCCGGGGTCGCGGGGGTCGCGTTCGGGGGCGAGCCGGCCGGCGCCGGCGGCGGCGAGTTGGCCTGGGTTAACGACGTGCTCGACGCGCTGCCGCCCGACGAGGAGGAGCTGTTGCGGCTGGCCGCCTGGGAAGGGCTCGCGCCGCGGGAGATCGCGGGGGTGCTGGGCTGTACGCCGGGCGCCGCCCGCGTCCGCCTCCATCGGGCGCGCCGCAAGGCCGAGGCGCTGTGCCCACCCGGCGTACGGCGTGCGGGCTCGAGCGCCTCCGGCACCTTGCGCGCCGTCCGCCACCCGGCACCGCAACCCGCGCCCGAGACCGCACCCGAGACCGAGAGGAGCAAGCCATGA
- a CDS encoding DUF4229 domain-containing protein, with translation MLSPFVRYTILRLLAFFACLLLLFAIPWMRENPLILLISAALLSAVLSLFFFRGPRDEMSGKLAERIEHRMEHKQAAHARRADGRVRDEDTEEAELAADQERYR, from the coding sequence ATGCTCTCGCCCTTCGTTCGCTACACCATCCTGCGGCTGCTCGCGTTCTTCGCCTGCCTGCTGCTGCTGTTCGCGATCCCGTGGATGCGGGAGAACCCGCTGATCCTGCTCATCTCTGCGGCCCTGCTGTCCGCGGTGCTGTCGCTGTTCTTCTTCCGGGGCCCGCGCGACGAGATGAGCGGCAAGCTCGCCGAGCGCATCGAGCACCGGATGGAGCACAAGCAGGCCGCCCACGCCCGGCGCGCCGACGGCCGCGTCCGCGACGAGGACACCGAAGAGGCGGAGCTCGCCGCCGATCAGGAGCGCTACCGCTGA
- the ccsB gene encoding c-type cytochrome biogenesis protein CcsB, producing the protein MPNLQLSNLANLALYGAMVALALAMLAFAVYVAFADRPRLRGAREAGSEGAANLIAGQAESAPAEAALVGAGSARSAGESAASAGLGRRLVPAGDDGAGAGADGVVAADSGAGESRARGARGARAGQFGMTLTWLTLMLLVVSVVARGIAVRRVPVANMFEFAVFGAMMALGLYLLLAMRRPLRWLGLFVVTPVLLVLGLALSVWYSPAAELLPSLQSLWLAIHVPIAVLSVAFFTVAFSVLLLQLARERHDARVADGRAQESFLDTLPSARTLDRIAYSLHIVAFPLWTFSVIAGAIWAQQAWGAYWNWDPKETWTFVIWVIYAAYLHARATSGWSRRTANILAALGYLAIIVNFAIVNVYFVGQHSYSGL; encoded by the coding sequence ATGCCGAATCTCCAGCTGTCCAACCTCGCCAACCTCGCCCTGTACGGCGCCATGGTCGCCCTCGCGCTCGCGATGCTCGCGTTCGCGGTGTACGTCGCGTTCGCCGATCGGCCTCGGCTGCGGGGCGCCCGGGAGGCGGGCTCGGAGGGCGCGGCGAACCTGATCGCCGGGCAGGCGGAATCCGCGCCGGCGGAAGCCGCGCTGGTGGGCGCGGGCTCGGCGCGATCCGCGGGGGAGTCGGCGGCGTCGGCCGGGTTGGGCCGCCGCCTGGTTCCCGCCGGGGACGACGGTGCGGGCGCGGGCGCCGATGGCGTCGTGGCGGCGGACTCCGGCGCGGGGGAGTCGCGGGCCCGGGGCGCGCGCGGCGCGAGGGCGGGCCAATTCGGGATGACCCTGACCTGGCTCACCCTGATGTTGCTGGTCGTGTCGGTGGTCGCGCGCGGAATCGCCGTACGTCGGGTGCCCGTGGCGAACATGTTCGAGTTCGCCGTGTTCGGGGCCATGATGGCGCTGGGGCTCTACCTGCTGCTGGCGATGCGGCGGCCGCTGCGCTGGCTGGGGCTGTTCGTGGTCACGCCGGTGCTGCTGGTGCTCGGGCTCGCCCTCTCCGTCTGGTATTCGCCCGCGGCGGAGCTGCTGCCCTCGCTGCAGAGCCTGTGGCTGGCCATCCACGTGCCGATCGCAGTGCTGTCGGTGGCGTTCTTCACGGTGGCGTTCAGCGTGCTGCTGCTTCAGCTCGCCCGCGAACGCCACGACGCACGCGTCGCCGACGGGCGGGCGCAGGAGAGCTTCCTCGACACCCTGCCGAGCGCGCGCACGCTCGACCGGATCGCCTACAGCCTGCACATCGTCGCGTTCCCGCTGTGGACCTTCTCGGTGATCGCGGGGGCGATCTGGGCGCAGCAGGCGTGGGGTGCGTACTGGAACTGGGATCCCAAGGAGACCTGGACCTTCGTGATCTGGGTGATCTACGCGGCATACCTGCACGCCCGGGCGACCAGCGGCTGGAGCCGCCGCACGGCCAACATCCTCGCCGCCCTGGGCTACCTCGCGATCATCGTCAACTTCGCGATCGTCAACGTCTACTTCGTCGGCCAACACTCCTACTCGGGACTGTGA
- a CDS encoding cytochrome c biogenesis protein ResB, with protein MPRLGPVGWARWAWRQLTSMRTALFLLLLVAVAAVPGSIFPQRSLDPNRAADWIADHPGVGPVLDRIGMFDVFTSPWFSAIYLLLMLSLVGCVIPRTRLHLRELRGQPPRAPRRLDRLPSHAETVVAGTPEEALARARAALRRGYRIRRDDQAASADGSAERVLSAECGHLRETGNLLFHVALLALIGALAWGHLVGWRGDRIIPVGQSFANTVAGYDTFNPGPWVDTAALQPFTVRVDSLDVRFETDPRAAQQVGAPRDFRAQTTVTTGPGAEPERREFAVNKPLGFGGAQVYLLGNGYAPTITVRDAAGQVTFRGQVPFLPQDNMYTSLGAVKVPAATPKQLGFVGLFLPTAGTSSDGGLVSTFPDLTNPALVLAAYEGELFPGGRPQNVYTLDTARMAQVKDDAGNPVRLTLAPGQSAQLPGGRGSVTYEGTQRWAGVSTRYDPARPLALGSALVSALGLVASLVVRRRRVFVRVRPADPGPDGAPRSHVQVGALAKSEDAGLDEAVRRLVRRIGGPGGEGDALGRSVVGGPG; from the coding sequence ATGCCGCGGCTGGGGCCGGTGGGCTGGGCCCGCTGGGCGTGGCGGCAGCTCACCAGCATGCGGACCGCGCTGTTCCTGCTATTGCTCGTGGCCGTCGCGGCCGTGCCGGGGTCGATCTTCCCGCAGCGCAGCCTGGACCCGAACCGGGCCGCCGACTGGATCGCGGACCACCCCGGCGTGGGGCCGGTACTCGACCGCATCGGCATGTTCGACGTGTTCACCTCGCCGTGGTTCTCGGCGATCTACCTGCTCCTGATGCTCTCCCTGGTCGGCTGCGTCATCCCGCGGACCCGGCTGCACCTGCGCGAACTGCGGGGTCAGCCGCCGCGCGCCCCGCGTCGGCTGGATCGGTTGCCGAGCCACGCGGAGACGGTCGTGGCGGGTACGCCGGAGGAGGCGCTGGCCCGGGCCCGTGCCGCCCTGCGCCGGGGCTACCGCATCCGCCGTGACGACCAGGCCGCCTCGGCCGATGGCTCCGCCGAGCGCGTGCTGTCCGCCGAGTGCGGCCACCTGCGGGAGACCGGCAACCTGCTCTTCCACGTCGCCCTGCTCGCCTTGATCGGGGCACTCGCCTGGGGGCATCTCGTGGGGTGGCGCGGCGACCGGATCATCCCGGTGGGGCAGTCGTTCGCGAACACGGTCGCCGGCTACGACACCTTCAACCCCGGCCCGTGGGTGGACACCGCTGCGCTGCAGCCGTTCACGGTGCGGGTGGATTCGCTCGACGTACGGTTCGAGACCGATCCCCGCGCCGCGCAGCAGGTCGGCGCCCCGCGCGACTTCCGCGCGCAGACCACCGTGACCACCGGCCCGGGCGCGGAGCCGGAGCGGCGCGAGTTCGCGGTCAACAAGCCGCTGGGCTTCGGCGGCGCGCAGGTCTACCTGCTCGGGAACGGCTACGCCCCGACGATCACCGTGCGCGATGCGGCCGGCCAGGTGACCTTCCGCGGGCAGGTGCCGTTCCTGCCGCAGGACAACATGTACACCTCGCTGGGCGCGGTGAAGGTGCCCGCGGCGACCCCGAAGCAGCTCGGCTTCGTGGGGTTGTTCCTGCCGACGGCCGGTACGTCGAGTGACGGCGGCCTGGTCTCGACCTTCCCCGACCTGACGAATCCGGCGCTGGTGCTCGCGGCGTACGAGGGGGAGCTCTTCCCCGGCGGCCGCCCCCAGAACGTTTACACGCTGGACACCGCGCGGATGGCCCAGGTCAAGGACGATGCGGGCAACCCGGTGCGGCTCACGCTGGCGCCCGGGCAGAGCGCGCAGCTGCCCGGGGGGCGGGGGAGCGTGACGTACGAGGGGACGCAGCGCTGGGCGGGGGTCTCGACGCGGTACGACCCTGCGCGACCCCTGGCGCTCGGATCGGCGCTGGTCAGCGCGCTGGGCCTGGTGGCCTCGCTGGTGGTCCGGCGGCGTCGGGTGTTCGTCCGGGTGCGGCCCGCGGACCCGGGTCCGGATGGGGCGCCGCGCAGCCACGTGCAGGTGGGGGCGCTGGCCAAGAGCGAGGACGCCGGCTTGGACGAGGCCGTCCGGCGACTCGTTCGCCGGATCGGCGGGCCGGGCGGCGAGGGGGATGCTCTTGGCCGCAGCGTTGTCGGTGGACCGGGATAG
- a CDS encoding type II toxin-antitoxin system VapB family antitoxin, with the protein MRTRTNIEIDDDHVRVIMARYGLRTKTDAVDLALRSLAGQPMSREEALGMRGAHAFDLVNDTHDLALDLEEPAGTPAPGSAPARG; encoded by the coding sequence ATGCGCACCCGCACCAACATCGAAATCGACGACGATCACGTGCGCGTCATCATGGCTCGCTACGGGCTGCGCACCAAGACCGACGCGGTCGATCTCGCGCTGCGGTCGCTCGCGGGGCAGCCGATGTCGCGCGAGGAGGCCCTCGGCATGCGGGGCGCCCACGCGTTCGACCTCGTCAACGACACCCACGACCTCGCCCTCGACCTCGAGGAGCCCGCGGGCACCCCCGCGCCCGGGTCGGCGCCGGCCCGCGGATGA
- a CDS encoding PIN domain nuclease produces MILVDTSAWVEYDRATDSPVDRRLTALIRADGPVAITEPVVMGVLAGARSDARERDLRRLLTRFTLLPLEPAADFAAAAALYRRCRRSGVTPRGLLDCLIMAVAWRTRAAVLHADKDMDRIAAVAGVDLDTVPAVDKG; encoded by the coding sequence ATGATCCTGGTCGATACGTCGGCCTGGGTGGAGTACGACCGCGCCACCGACAGCCCCGTCGACCGACGCCTCACCGCCCTCATCAGGGCCGATGGCCCGGTGGCGATCACCGAACCGGTGGTGATGGGGGTGCTCGCCGGCGCGCGCAGCGATGCGCGCGAGCGGGATCTCCGCCGTCTCCTGACCCGGTTCACCCTGCTGCCCTTGGAACCCGCGGCCGACTTCGCCGCCGCGGCCGCCCTGTATCGGCGCTGCCGGCGGTCCGGGGTCACGCCCCGCGGGCTCCTCGACTGCCTCATCATGGCCGTGGCCTGGCGCACCCGAGCCGCCGTCCTGCACGCCGACAAGGACATGGACCGCATCGCCGCAGTGGCCGGCGTGGACCTCGACACCGTGCCCGCGGTCGATAAGGGCTAG
- a CDS encoding cytochrome c biogenesis protein CcdA: MAALAAASTLVDGNLLLAALIAVAAGVVSFASPCVLPLVPGFLGYVTGLSGQARQEEYAGPRRSRVLAGAGLFVLGFSIVFLAGVVLATAAGTALRAHERTVSIVGGVLVIVLALAFLGVGSQASWAPRWRPVAGLAGAPLLGMVFAVSWSPCIGPTLGVIMTLATTTGGGSVGRGAALGAAYCLGLGVPFLLVAAGFSWASSASAWLRRHHRGLQLVGGAMLLAVGVLLLTGAWSAVVQWLQVHLIGGFVPAL, encoded by the coding sequence ATGGCGGCCCTCGCCGCCGCCTCGACGCTCGTCGACGGGAACCTCCTGCTGGCCGCGCTGATCGCGGTGGCCGCAGGGGTGGTGTCGTTCGCGAGCCCGTGCGTGCTGCCGCTGGTGCCGGGGTTCCTAGGGTACGTGACGGGGCTGTCGGGGCAGGCGCGGCAGGAGGAGTACGCCGGGCCGCGGCGCTCCCGGGTGCTGGCCGGGGCGGGGCTGTTCGTGCTGGGCTTCTCGATCGTGTTCCTGGCGGGGGTGGTGCTGGCGACGGCGGCCGGCACCGCGCTGCGGGCCCACGAGCGCACCGTCTCGATCGTCGGGGGGGTGCTGGTGATCGTGCTGGCGCTGGCGTTCCTCGGGGTGGGCTCCCAGGCGAGCTGGGCACCGCGGTGGCGGCCGGTGGCCGGGCTGGCCGGCGCGCCGCTGCTGGGGATGGTGTTCGCGGTGAGCTGGTCGCCCTGCATCGGTCCCACGCTGGGCGTCATCATGACGCTCGCCACGACCACGGGCGGCGGCTCGGTGGGGCGGGGGGCCGCGCTGGGAGCGGCGTACTGCCTCGGCCTCGGCGTACCGTTTTTGCTGGTGGCGGCAGGGTTCTCGTGGGCGTCCTCGGCCTCGGCCTGGCTGCGCCGGCACCACCGCGGGCTGCAGCTGGTCGGCGGGGCGATGCTGCTGGCGGTGGGGGTGCTGCTGCTCACCGGGGCGTGGAGCGCTGTGGTTCAGTGGCTGCAGGTGCACCTGATCGGCGGCTTCGTCCCGGCGCTCTGA
- a CDS encoding TlpA family protein disulfide reductase, giving the protein MTRLLAAALLAGVGLLGGASGCASPPATGPAVMETGGIERIAPPKRAEPVKLDGKLLDGTPWRLADQGGKVVVANVWYSTCGPCEAEMPLLEKTWKQMQAKQPDVRFIGIDFGESPESGKSALARYGTTYPSLSDESRMLTLGLQGKANATPTTLILDRQGRIAARITGAVTSESTLVGLIEDVVKES; this is encoded by the coding sequence ATGACTCGCTTGCTGGCTGCGGCCCTCCTGGCCGGCGTCGGCCTCCTGGGTGGGGCGAGCGGCTGCGCCAGCCCGCCCGCGACCGGCCCGGCGGTCATGGAGACCGGCGGCATCGAGCGCATCGCGCCCCCCAAGCGGGCCGAGCCGGTGAAGCTGGACGGCAAGCTGCTGGACGGTACGCCGTGGCGGCTGGCCGACCAGGGCGGCAAGGTCGTGGTGGCCAACGTCTGGTACAGCACCTGCGGCCCGTGCGAGGCGGAGATGCCCTTGCTGGAGAAGACCTGGAAGCAGATGCAGGCCAAGCAGCCCGACGTCCGGTTCATCGGCATCGACTTCGGCGAATCCCCGGAGAGCGGGAAGAGCGCGCTGGCGCGCTACGGCACGACGTACCCGAGCCTGTCCGACGAGAGCCGCATGCTGACCCTTGGCCTACAGGGCAAGGCCAACGCGACCCCGACCACACTGATCCTGGACCGGCAGGGCCGCATCGCCGCCCGGATCACCGGGGCCGTGACCAGCGAGTCCACGCTCGTCGGGCTCATCGAGGACGTCGTGAAGGAGTCCTGA
- a CDS encoding histidine phosphatase family protein: MSGRTVIHLVRHGEVENPEGILYGRLPGYHLSQRGRAMADLAAHHLADRDVTVVASSPMERALETAEPLVAQFGVPLRIEERLIEAKNAFEGQKFHASRVLAPAVWPRLVNPLRPSWGEPYVQIAARMRAVVEAALVAADGHEAVLVSHQLPIEILRRAVEGERLWHDPRHRKCQLASMTSLEYHDGLLSSVTYAEPAFTLYPGASEVPGA, encoded by the coding sequence ATGAGCGGGCGGACCGTTATCCATCTCGTACGACACGGCGAGGTCGAGAACCCGGAGGGCATCCTCTACGGTCGGCTGCCCGGTTATCACCTGTCCCAGCGCGGCCGCGCGATGGCCGACCTGGCCGCGCACCACCTGGCCGATCGGGACGTCACCGTCGTGGCGTCCTCGCCGATGGAGCGCGCGCTGGAGACGGCAGAACCGCTGGTCGCCCAGTTCGGGGTGCCGCTGCGGATCGAGGAGCGGCTCATTGAGGCGAAGAACGCCTTCGAGGGGCAGAAGTTCCACGCCAGCAGGGTGCTGGCGCCCGCGGTGTGGCCGCGCCTGGTGAACCCGCTGCGGCCCAGCTGGGGGGAGCCGTACGTGCAGATCGCCGCCCGAATGCGCGCCGTCGTCGAGGCGGCGCTGGTGGCGGCGGACGGCCACGAGGCCGTGCTCGTGTCGCACCAGCTCCCCATCGAGATCCTGCGCCGCGCCGTCGAGGGCGAGCGGCTGTGGCACGACCCGCGGCACCGCAAGTGCCAGCTCGCGTCGATGACCTCGCTGGAGTACCACGACGGGCTGTTGTCCTCCGTCACGTACGCCGAGCCCGCCTTCACCCTCTACCCCGGCGCCAGCGAGGTGCCCGGCGCATGA